Proteins encoded together in one Entelurus aequoreus isolate RoL-2023_Sb linkage group LG20, RoL_Eaeq_v1.1, whole genome shotgun sequence window:
- the LOC133635795 gene encoding uncharacterized protein LOC133635795: MMAARSESDSDRDSDDFSINLSEDERFVDEESASEGLVGSGSDSDREEAVRGIEPYRFEPDADEDGQEDAAAIDAGGAHDIDRLENTEWCTCQNCVNMETVAECVCCSEIEAVTRTMEEEGVKTCIIDHHGFPSVCLDEWVLQTAYNAYKQQYGMLQQQQNERRRHTAYRQFVRFCWGYLGKDIRVVLPACVVHKIRTTFPSMDYTGFQDVQ; the protein is encoded by the exons atgatggccgccagatctgagagcgattctgaccgagatagcgacgatttctccattaatttgagcgaggatgaaagatttgtggatgaggaaagtgcaagtgaaggactagtggggagtggaagcgattcagatagggaagaagctgtgagagggatagagccatatcgctttgaacccgacgctgatgaagacggtcaggaggacgctgctgctattgatgctggaggagcacacgacatagatcgccttgagaatacagaatg gtgtacatgtcaaaactgtgtgaacatggagacagtggctgagtgtgtctgctgtagtgaaatagaggcagtgaccagaacgatggaggaggagggggtgaagacgtgcatcatagaccaccatggctttccatctgtgtgtctggatgaatgggtgctgcagacagcgtataacgcctacaaacagcaatatggcatgctgcagcaacagcaaaatga gcggagacgacacacagcctatcgacagtttgtccgcttctgctggggatatctgggaaaggacataagggtggtactaccagcttgtgtagtacataagattaggacaacattcccatcgatggactacacggggttccaagacgtgcagtga